The genomic interval GTGTCGAACGCCTTGCCCGGGCCGATCATGTTGTCCCACCAGCCGGTGCGGCGATCGTGGGGGTCGTGATATCCGGCCACGTGGTGGTCCCCGGAAAGGGCGTGGCAGATCAAAATGGCATTGGAGTGATCCGCGTTGGGTTCGCCATAGCTCTCGTAGACAATGTCCACCGGACCCAGCGTATAACCGGATTCGAGGACCAGCGGATCATCCTTGCCGCCGAAGGTGAATGTCTGGGGGGTTACCCGTCCAACCGACTTGCGATCCATATGAATAATACCTTTAATCTCCCTGCAGGGTACAGCTGACGCCATGTTTCAGGGCCTGATCCAGATCTGCGATGATGTCGTCGATATCCTCGATGCCCACGCTGAGGCGGATAAAGTCGGGCGTGACGCCGGCGGCCTGCTGTTCCGCCGGGCTCAGTTGTTCATGGGTGGTGGAGGCAGGGTGGATGACCAGGCTCTTGGCATCGCCGATATTGGCCAGGTGGCTGAAGAGGTTGCAGCTTTCGATGAATTTCACGGCCGCCTGACGTCCGCCCCGGATGCCGAAGCCGACCAGCGCTCCCTGCCCCTTGGGAAGATATTTCCCTTTCAGGTCATAGGTGGGAGACGAAGGCAATCCGGGATAACGCACCCAGGCCACGCAGGGGTGCTTTTCCAGCCATTGGGCCACGGCCATCCCGTTTTCGCTGTGCCGCTGCATGCGCAGGGCCAGGGTTTCCAGTCCCTGCAGGAAAAGCCAGGCATTGAAGGGGCTGATGGCGGCGCCCATGTCGCGCAGCCCCAGCACCCGGGCACGCAGGATGAAGGTCAGGTTGCCGAAGGCATCGTGGAACTTGAGACCGTGGTAGGCCGGCTCGGGTTCCAGGAAAGCGGCGAAGCGGCCCGAAGCGGCCCAATCGAACCGGCCCGAGTCGACGATGATTCCACCGATGGAGGTGCCGTGACCACCGATGAATTTGGTGGCCGAATGGACCACAATGGCGGCACCATACGCGATGGGGCGGAGCAGGTAGGGTGTGGTGACCGTGTTGTCCACGACCAGCGGAATGCCGTGGGTTTGCCCGATTCTGGAGATCTTTTCGATGTCGATGATGTCGAGCTTGGGATTGCCGATGCTCTCCACGAAAAAGGCCTTGGTGCGATCGTTGACCGCCTGCTCCCAGCCGTTCAGATCGCCCGGTGTGACATAGCGAACCCGGATGCCGAGTTTGGGCAGGGTGTGGGTGAAGAGGCTGACCGTACCCCCGTACAGATCGGTGGAGGCCACGATTTCATCACCGGCTTGAGCCAAAGTGAGAATGGTCAGGGTCGCGGCGGCCTGGCCCGAGGCCACGGCCAGGGCGCCCACACCGCCCTCCAGGGCCGCCATGCGCTGTTCGAGCACGTCGGTTGTCGGGTTCATGATGCGTGTGTAGATATTGCCGAATTTTCGCAGACCGAACAGGTCGGCCGCGTGGGTGGTGTCGTCGAACGTGTAGGAGGTGGTCTGGTAGAGCGGCACAGCGCGCGAATGGGTCTCGCTGTCCGGCGTGTGGCCGCCATGGATGGCCTGAGTGGAAAATCCCTTGTATGTCTTGGTCATGGCAATCCTCCTCGGATCGTCTGTCGGTATTAAAATAAAAAAACCTCTCGCGCCGGAGAGGTCTAACATATCCCATGTTGTCTCGCCGACCTCATGTTTCCCTTTACGGGCTGGATTTGGCACCTTTATGGACAGGTTGCCGGGCGGTCGTCAGGCCAGTTCCCTCGCGCCTCTCAACATGATTATGTATGTGACCGGAATATTTAAGGCATCAACTTCGAATTGTCAAGCCGGGGATCAGGGCAACGAACGCGTTGTAAGGATCAGCGGCCCGATTTGGCCTGGAGGAATTCCCGCGCTCTGTCCACGAGGGCGGGTGCCCATTGGGGGGTGCCCAGCGCGTGGATGTGGGTATAGGTGGCCAATACGCGATTGTGGCACAAGCCGTCCAGGCCGTTTTTGAGCCCCTTTCCGCGCTCCATTTCGAAAGCCATGGATTCTGGGGGGCTTTCCAGAAGCTGCACCGTGGAGTAATGGAATTCGTGTCCTTTGATGGTCTGGCCGGTTTCAAAGTAAGGATTTGGGCGGGCCACCCGGGCGATGGTGTAACCGTGCCCCTGGGGCCGCTTGGAAAACCCGAAAGAGACGGGCAGCACGCCGGTCATGGGAAAGGTCCCGTCGTCGAGGACGAGTTCCCGGCCCATGTACATCAACCCGCCGCACTCGGCATAAATAGGCAGGCCTTGCTCGGCCTGGCTTTTGATCTGGTCACGGTAAGTCACATTGCGGGCCAGGCGCTGGGCGTGGGTTTCTGGAAATCCGCCGCCGATATAAAGGGCGTCTACGTCGGGCAGGTTGTCTTCGAACAGCGGGCTCGTGACCACCAGGTCCGCGCCCGCCTGAACCAGGGCATCGAGGTTTTCCGGGTAGTAGAACTGGAAGGCCGAGTCCCGGATGATGCCGATCCGCGGCCGCGGCAGGGCCGGCTCCGCATAAGTTGTTTTGGGTGTCATTGTTCTTGCGGAGCGGGTCCCTGTGCCCATGGAATCGAAGCGGCCGTGTAAGGGTACCCCGGCGATGTCGGACAGCCGGGCCAGGTCGATATATTGTTCCGCCAGTTCGGCGATGGTGGCCACGGCGTCCTGGGCCCACTGGTGCTCGTAGGTGGGCACCAGCCCCATGTGGCGTTCGGGAAAGCTCTGTTTGCGAAGCTTGGGAACCGCTCCCACCACAGGAATGCCGCAGTGCTCCTCGATACTGGTGCGCAGGATGTTTTCATGTCTTGCGCCGGCGACGTGGTTCAGGACGACGCCCTTGATCTGCACCGCCGGGTCGAATTGGATGCAACCGGCCACCACGGCGGCCATGGTGCGAGTGGTTTTTGTAGCATCGATGCAGAGGATGACCGGCAGGCCGAGCAGTTTGGCCAGTTCGGCGGTGGAGGTCAGGCCGTCGGTGCTGATGCAGTCGTAGAGGCCGCGATTGCCCTCGATCACTGCGGCGCCGGTGCTTTGCGTGTGTCTTTGAAAAGAGTCGACAATGGTGGGGGAATCGATAAGGAAGGTGTCCAGGTTATAGCAAGGCCGGCCGGCGGCCAGAGCCAGCCAGCCGGCATCGATATAATCGGGACCCTTTTTAAAGGGTGCAACCAATACACCCCGGTTCCTGAGCGCCGCAATGATGCCGACCGAGAAAATCGTTTTTCCCGAACCGCCGCGCAAGGCAGCGACGACAAAGCCGGGGCAGCCGGCCTGGGGCCTTTGTGATGGAACCGGTATCAATGTTGGAGTGCCGAAGGTCTAATCTTCGCCTTCGCTGTGGGCTTGCTTGCCAGTTCCATGCAGACCGTACATGGAGGTGCTGCCGCTGGACCAATACTCCAGAACGCCGTCCTCGACCAACTTGTTGACGATCTTCTTCGCATCCCGGGGTTTCATGTCGAGAATCTTGGAAAGATCGTTGAAGTAAAACTTCGATTTGGTCTTCAGCTTCTTGGTCAGTTGGTCAACGATTAACTGTTTCGCCTCTTCATATTCCATTGCCATATTCCCCTTTCATCCTCTGCGGGTCTAAGGGCTGCAGGGGGCCAAGGCCCCCTGCAGTTCGTGTATAACACTCTTGCTTAACGGTCGTTCATTAGAACTTGAACTGCGTGGTCTGGCGCCAGGTATAGTAGGCCGGATCACGGAAATCATCGATCAGATGATGCGTGAAGTCAAGTTCGCATTTTTCGAAGAACCGCTCCCAGCCAATGCGCTCGGCCCATTCACCCAGCCGTTCGTATTTGCGTGCATCTTTTGCATAGGCTTCGATCATCTGCTTGATGGTCTCTGCGGTTTTCGGCCAGCGCGGCGCTTCGTTGGGGATGAAGGCCACGACGACCTTGGAGAACTTGGGCGCGCTGATGCGGTTGGAGACCTTGCCGCCGGCCATGATGACGATGCCGTCACCTTCGGTGTCGGCGAGGGGCATGGAGGGGCACATGGTGTAGCAGTTGCCACAGAACATGCAGCGCTCGTTGTTCACGGCCACCGAATTCAGTTTCTGGCCGTTGATTTCGACCTTGGCCGGTTTGATGGCGGCGGTGGGGCAAGCCGCGATGGCCAGCGGAATTTCGCACATCTTGTCCAGGTACTCATGGTCCAGCATCGGCGGTTTGCGATGGTAGCCGAGGATGGCGATGTCCGAGCAGTGCACGGCGCCGCACATGTTCAGGCAGCAGGCCAGGGAGACGCGCACGTGGGCCGGCATGCGATGCTGCTGGAAATCGGCGAACACTTCGTCCATAACCGCCTTGACCGGCCCTGAAGCATCGGTGGCCGGAGTGTGACAATGGATCCAGCCCTGGGTGTGCACGATGTTGGAGACGCCGGCGCCGGTGCCGCCCACGGGAAACTTGAACGAACCGCCCTTGAACTTGCGGCCGGCCAGGTCGTCGAGCAGGGGCTGTACCTTGGATTTGTTGTCGACCATGAACTCGATGTTGTTGCGGGTGGTCCAACGCACGTGGCCGCCGCAGTGCTTGTCGGCGATTTCGCAGATTTCACGGATGTGTGAGGTGCTCATGAGGCGGGCGCCGCCGCAGCGGACCGTGTAGACTTCGTCTCCGGATTCGGCCACATGAACCAGCACGCCCGGCTGCAGGTATTCGTGATAGAGCCATTTGCCTTTGTTCTTGGCGATGACCGGCGGATAGAACTCGTCGTATTTGCGCGGGCCGATATCGGTGATCCGGTCTTCCATCGGTTTTTCCGGATTGTATCCTGAAGAAATAAATGCCATGGTGTCGCCCTCCTATCTCAAGTGATGTTTTCTGAACTCGTTGATGTCGCGCTCCCAGCCGCCTTCGACCTCTTCTTCTTTCCAGAAGATGTACGGGTTGGAGCGCGGCTCTTGCACCATGCGCGGATCAGGATCAACGCCCAGAACCTCGATCACTTTTTGCAGGCCCTGGCGTTTCATCAATTCGCCCAAACGTTCACGGTTCTTGCCTTCTTCCATCCACCAATCCCACAGCGGCTCGATGACCTCTTCCTTGATCTTGGTGTAGGGAGGTTCGCACTCGATAAAGGGCACGACCAGGGTGCCCATCTGGGCGCCGTCGAGGATCGGGGCCTTGGCGCCGGCCAGGATGGAGACGCCGCGTTCGTCGCCGATGCGCAGGGCGCGCGGCATGACGTTGATGCAGTGCATGCAGCGGGTGCACTCACGGTTATTGATCTTCAGGGTCTTGCCGTCCATGGCCATGCAGCCGGTGGGGCAAAGATCAATGACTTCTTTCTGAATGTCGAACTTGCCCCAGTCGCGTCCGGAGTGGGCGCCGGCGTTGGGGACGATTTCGCCGCCGATATAGGCCTGTACGGCTGCCTGGTCGATTTTGATGTCGTCTTTCCAGGTACCGATGAAGGAGAGGTCTGAACGAGCGATGGAGGCCACGCAGCAGTTGGGGCAGCCATCGAACTTGAACTTGAATTTATACGGGAAGGCCGGACGATGGAGCTCGTCCTGGTACTCGTTGGTCAGGTCATAGCAAAGCGCCTGGGTATCGTAGCAGGCATATTCGCATCGTGCCTGGCCGATGCAGTCGGCCGGGGTGCGCAGGTTGGAGCCCGAGCCGCCCAGGTCCTGATCCAGCTTGTGGGTCAGTTCATAGAAAATTTCTTCCAGTTGGGGGGTGGTGGTGCCCAGGAAGATGATGTCGCCGGTGGAGCCATGCATATTGGTGATACCGGATCCACGGAAATCCCACAAATCGCAGAGGTCGCGCAGGAATTTGGTGGTGTAGAACTTGCCGCCCGGCTGGTTGATCCGCATGGTGTGAAAGTGCGCGACACCGGGGAACATCTGGGGTTGGTCGCAGTAACGGCCAATGACGCCGCCGCCGTATCCGAAAACACCCACGATGCCGCCATGTTTCCAGTGGGTCCGGCCATGCTTGTAAGAGAGTTCGAGCACGCCCAGAAGGTCTTCAACGGCGTCCTGGGGAACCTGGAACTCGATGCCTTCCGCGTTTTTCGCCCGTTTCTCGGCTTGCTGCTTCAAGTCAGACACAAAGCTTGGCCACGGTCCGGATTCAAGCTGGTCCAACATCGGGGTTTCGTGTTTTGCCATCTTTTTACCTCCATTTGGTTAATAAACAAATCTTATGACTTAACGACGCAATAGGCTGAGTTAAAAAATGGTCACCTCCTCTCGGTATGCATTATTTATCGCTTGATTTTTCAGGTTATATCCAAAAAAGCATGACGCTTGAATAACGGGCGGAAAAAATCTCGATCAAAGGATGCTGATATAGAAAGATTTGCCTGGTTTGTCAATAAAAAAGCCCTTATCGACGGCTGATGGAGACCCTGGCTGCTCGCCGTTCCGGGCGATAACGCTTATATCCTGGAAACCCTTCCCATCGCAATTTGCCGGCCATGGCCGATAGGCTTTTTCGTCAGGTGGTTGTGTGCATCAACGCTTGGATTTGCTCGGCGTGTCGTTTCAGATGGCGTTGGATCAGGGTCGCCTCCGGCAGGGACCGGGGATATCGGTTCAGGATCTCCAGCCCCAAATCGACCAGGTCCTCCCGGGTGTGGGATGCCAGATATTGCTTAGCGGCCTCTGCGAATGCCGGTGGCAGATCGTGACGGCCGGCCATCTTTTCGAGCCCTTCTCCAAATCCCTTCCATATGGGGGCGAGGGCGGCCTCTCCGGCCCAGATCAGTTCGCCGACGCCATCGATGCGATCGATGCGCATCCACAAGGAGGTGCGTAGAAAAAAAACGGCCAACGTTTCCAGCAAGGTTTCCAGGGTAATGGGGTCTTGCGTGTCCAGGTTCAGCAGCGGGGCACACCGGCGGACGGTGATCAGGCGCAGATCGATGCCATCAGGTGTTGCCTTGACGACGAAATCCCCGGCGGCATGGTGCCAATGCTGAATGGCGGATAGGGTGTAGGGATCGAAGTGGCAGGTCAGTATCAGCATGGCCTGACGATAGAGGTCGGCACTTTGAGTTTCGCTTAGTTGCCAGTGGCCCTGATCCGGGTCCCACACCACATGGCGATTGGCGCCGCTGGGACTGGAGTGGGCCAGGTGAAACTCGTGATAGTGGGAAAACCATTCGCCGGCGAACATGGGGAGTTCGCCGCCGCTGCCGGGCCTGCCCGCTCCGAAGTGGTAGACCTCGGGCAGGAGGTGGTCGGCAAATCGGCGACTCAGCTGCTTCAGGCACTCGGTTTCGATCGCGATGATATCCTGCCCCTCTCGACTGACGGCCACATTGACCACTATGGGGACATCGACACCACCCGTTGCCAGGATGACCATGGCCGGGTGATAGCAGTTGCCGTGTTTGACCAGGTGGATGCGGATTTCCTCAATGGCATGGTTTGTATGCTTCTCCCGCATCCTGCTGACCGCCCGGCGGCCGACGGCCATGCGGTCTCGGGTCAGGAAGTCAACGACCGCCGTAAAATAGTCTCCGTATGTCACTGCGGCCTGAGAATGATGAGCGGCTCCCTTCTCGAAATACGCTCGATCGAGGGGCAGCGGCCGATGCCATTGATCGTCCCTTGGGCCGATGGCCATCGGTGGATGGCCGACAAAAAAGACCACGCTGGATGCGACGTCGGTTTCAGACCGATTCATAGAGGGGGGTTCCGCCTCTGTTGAGTGACAGGCTATGCCTCGATATCCTTGAGGATTTGGGGGGCGACCTCAAATCCCAATTCCACTGCGCGCCGGGCATGCAGCCTGGCCTTTTCCAGATCTCCTTTTTCAAGGTAGGCGACGGCCAGGTTGTTGTGGGCCACGGGAAAGTTGGGTTCGGCCTTGAGGGCGCTCTGGCAGGCCTCGATGGCCAGGTCCACCTCGCCTTTCATGAGATAGGCCGTCGCCATGGAGGTGTACCCCTGCACAAAACGGAAGTTGAAGGCGGTGGAGCGTTTGAATGATTCGATGGCCTTGTCCACCTCGCCTCTTTGCAGGTGCACATAACCGATGTTGCCGTAGCCTTCCGAAAACCCCGGTCGGGCTTTGACGGCCCGCTGGTTCCAATCCAGGCAACCATCCAGGTCGCCGCGCTTCAGACACAATCCACCCAGTTGGACGTAAGCTTCGGCTAAACTTGGACTGCAGTCAATGGCTTCTAAAAAAGCACGCTCGGCTTCGTCATCCTGATGTTTGCCCAGCAGGGCCACGCCGAGGTTGTAATGGGTCGTTCCACATTCGGGGTTGGCAGCCAACGCCTGTTTCTGAATTGCAATATATTCGTCTATGTTTCTTGCCTGGGGCATGGTAATCGGTCCCTTTTTTTTGGATGTTTGATTATAAGTCCTTGGATAACATGTTGAGCATAACCATAACGCAGATATCGAACAAATTGGCCGCTTGCCGATGGGCACCCGGTCATCGTTATGCTGCCGTTCGGGGCTTGTCAAGGCATTTCACAATAAGATCTTGACAGCATTCCCGAGCTTCTCTAATTCTTTAACTTTAATTCTGTAAACCTGACAAGAGGGGGAAAAATGAAACCCGGATGTTATACCGCCCTGGTGACACCGTTCACCACAGACGGGACCCGCGTTGATCGGGAGGGGTTGGAGCAGCTGGCGGCGTTTCAGATCGACGGCGGCATCACCGGTATTCTGGCCGTGGGCACCACCGGCGAGAGTCCGACCTTGGACTGGGAAGAGCATAATCTGGTGGTGGAGCAGGTGGCCAAGGCCTGCAAGGGACGCTGCCTCTGCATTGCCGGCACTGGCAGCAACAATACCCAGGAGGCCATGAAGGCAACGGCCCATGCCGTCGAACAGGGTGTCGATGCGGTCCTGCTCGTGGACCCCTATTACAACGGTCCCAGTTCCATAGAAATCCGACGGGAATATGTGGCGCCTATCGCCGCAGCTTTTCCGGGTGTGGAGATCATTCCCTACATCATTCCAGGCCGTACCGGTGCCCAGATGTTGCCCGAAGACCTGGCCCTGCTGTTCAAGACCCATCCCAATGTGAGCACGGTCAAAGAGGCCACGGCCGATTTGAACAATATGCGCCGCACGCGGACCTGTTGCGGGTCGGACTTTACCATTCTCTCCGGTGACGATGCCATGACCTACGAGATGGTGACCGATACGGCCATAGACGCTGCCGGCGTCATCTCGGTGGTCAGCAATATCGTTCCCAAGGCGGCTACCCAGATGGTGGAACGGCTCATCGGCGGTGACCGGGCCGGCGCCGAATCCCTTCTCAATGGGTTGGAGCCGCTTTTCGGTTTGGTGACCGTGAAGACCCGGGAGATGACCGCAAATGGAGAGGTGGTTTGCCGCGCCCGAAATCCCCTGGCCATCAAGACCCTGATGCGTTTGTTGGGCATGCCTTCAGGACCCTGCCGACAACCCCTTGGCAAGATGACGCGCAACGGCCTGGAAGCCGTCCTTGCGATCGCCCGCGGCGTGTGGCGCGACCATCCGGAACTGCTTCAACCGATTGGTGATTTCTTCAACGTGGACATCTCCGAACGGCTGGACAATCCAAAGTATCAGGATGGGTTGTATTACGAAAATTATTAGATGAAAATCGGGTAGATCCTACGAAGGCGGAAATGCGCTGTCGGACCGCTGGTCGACCACCTGTGCGGCTGTCTGGTAGGCCACGTAATAGATGTAAATGTTGCTGACATATTGGACCGGTTCGCGCCCGATGAACCTGAGCGCCGCCTGTTCCACATTGGAAAACCATTGATTGGGGTCCAGTCCAAGTTTTTCGGCCCTTTTG from Desulfatitalea tepidiphila carries:
- a CDS encoding cobyrinate a,c-diamide synthase, yielding MIPVPSQRPQAGCPGFVVAALRGGSGKTIFSVGIIAALRNRGVLVAPFKKGPDYIDAGWLALAAGRPCYNLDTFLIDSPTIVDSFQRHTQSTGAAVIEGNRGLYDCISTDGLTSTAELAKLLGLPVILCIDATKTTRTMAAVVAGCIQFDPAVQIKGVVLNHVAGARHENILRTSIEEHCGIPVVGAVPKLRKQSFPERHMGLVPTYEHQWAQDAVATIAELAEQYIDLARLSDIAGVPLHGRFDSMGTGTRSARTMTPKTTYAEPALPRPRIGIIRDSAFQFYYPENLDALVQAGADLVVTSPLFEDNLPDVDALYIGGGFPETHAQRLARNVTYRDQIKSQAEQGLPIYAECGGLMYMGRELVLDDGTFPMTGVLPVSFGFSKRPQGHGYTIARVARPNPYFETGQTIKGHEFHYSTVQLLESPPESMAFEMERGKGLKNGLDGLCHNRVLATYTHIHALGTPQWAPALVDRAREFLQAKSGR
- the dsrA gene encoding dissimilatory-type sulfite reductase subunit alpha, whose protein sequence is MAKHETPMLDQLESGPWPSFVSDLKQQAEKRAKNAEGIEFQVPQDAVEDLLGVLELSYKHGRTHWKHGGIVGVFGYGGGVIGRYCDQPQMFPGVAHFHTMRINQPGGKFYTTKFLRDLCDLWDFRGSGITNMHGSTGDIIFLGTTTPQLEEIFYELTHKLDQDLGGSGSNLRTPADCIGQARCEYACYDTQALCYDLTNEYQDELHRPAFPYKFKFKFDGCPNCCVASIARSDLSFIGTWKDDIKIDQAAVQAYIGGEIVPNAGAHSGRDWGKFDIQKEVIDLCPTGCMAMDGKTLKINNRECTRCMHCINVMPRALRIGDERGVSILAGAKAPILDGAQMGTLVVPFIECEPPYTKIKEEVIEPLWDWWMEEGKNRERLGELMKRQGLQKVIEVLGVDPDPRMVQEPRSNPYIFWKEEEVEGGWERDINEFRKHHLR
- a CDS encoding tetratricopeptide repeat protein, which gives rise to MPQARNIDEYIAIQKQALAANPECGTTHYNLGVALLGKHQDDEAERAFLEAIDCSPSLAEAYVQLGGLCLKRGDLDGCLDWNQRAVKARPGFSEGYGNIGYVHLQRGEVDKAIESFKRSTAFNFRFVQGYTSMATAYLMKGEVDLAIEACQSALKAEPNFPVAHNNLAVAYLEKGDLEKARLHARRAVELGFEVAPQILKDIEA
- the dapA gene encoding 4-hydroxy-tetrahydrodipicolinate synthase, which translates into the protein MKPGCYTALVTPFTTDGTRVDREGLEQLAAFQIDGGITGILAVGTTGESPTLDWEEHNLVVEQVAKACKGRCLCIAGTGSNNTQEAMKATAHAVEQGVDAVLLVDPYYNGPSSIEIRREYVAPIAAAFPGVEIIPYIIPGRTGAQMLPEDLALLFKTHPNVSTVKEATADLNNMRRTRTCCGSDFTILSGDDAMTYEMVTDTAIDAAGVISVVSNIVPKAATQMVERLIGGDRAGAESLLNGLEPLFGLVTVKTREMTANGEVVCRARNPLAIKTLMRLLGMPSGPCRQPLGKMTRNGLEAVLAIARGVWRDHPELLQPIGDFFNVDISERLDNPKYQDGLYYENY
- the dsrB gene encoding dissimilatory-type sulfite reductase subunit beta, whose product is MAFISSGYNPEKPMEDRITDIGPRKYDEFYPPVIAKNKGKWLYHEYLQPGVLVHVAESGDEVYTVRCGGARLMSTSHIREICEIADKHCGGHVRWTTRNNIEFMVDNKSKVQPLLDDLAGRKFKGGSFKFPVGGTGAGVSNIVHTQGWIHCHTPATDASGPVKAVMDEVFADFQQHRMPAHVRVSLACCLNMCGAVHCSDIAILGYHRKPPMLDHEYLDKMCEIPLAIAACPTAAIKPAKVEINGQKLNSVAVNNERCMFCGNCYTMCPSMPLADTEGDGIVIMAGGKVSNRISAPKFSKVVVAFIPNEAPRWPKTAETIKQMIEAYAKDARKYERLGEWAERIGWERFFEKCELDFTHHLIDDFRDPAYYTWRQTTQFKF
- a CDS encoding O-acetylhomoserine aminocarboxypropyltransferase/cysteine synthase family protein; the protein is MTKTYKGFSTQAIHGGHTPDSETHSRAVPLYQTTSYTFDDTTHAADLFGLRKFGNIYTRIMNPTTDVLEQRMAALEGGVGALAVASGQAAATLTILTLAQAGDEIVASTDLYGGTVSLFTHTLPKLGIRVRYVTPGDLNGWEQAVNDRTKAFFVESIGNPKLDIIDIEKISRIGQTHGIPLVVDNTVTTPYLLRPIAYGAAIVVHSATKFIGGHGTSIGGIIVDSGRFDWAASGRFAAFLEPEPAYHGLKFHDAFGNLTFILRARVLGLRDMGAAISPFNAWLFLQGLETLALRMQRHSENGMAVAQWLEKHPCVAWVRYPGLPSSPTYDLKGKYLPKGQGALVGFGIRGGRQAAVKFIESCNLFSHLANIGDAKSLVIHPASTTHEQLSPAEQQAAGVTPDFIRLSVGIEDIDDIIADLDQALKHGVSCTLQGD
- a CDS encoding dissimilatory sulfite reductase D family protein, which codes for MEYEEAKQLIVDQLTKKLKTKSKFYFNDLSKILDMKPRDAKKIVNKLVEDGVLEYWSSGSTSMYGLHGTGKQAHSEGED